One window of the Flavobacteriales bacterium genome contains the following:
- a CDS encoding geranylgeranylglycerol-phosphate geranylgeranyltransferase: MNSTVAFIKLIRLPNLLIIALTQYVVRYAILYPFFIINSVELRMSDIDFFLLSLSTVMIAAAGYIINDYFDTKVDRVNRPDKIIVGKYIKRRVAMGAHIVISSIAILISTYVAYQIGSLKLVFIQILSVGVLWYYSVSFKKQVIIGNVVVAILAALVPLVAGLYEILLQQNFIDETSNTLIFYLEEGTSFDDVSYVLSQIFYNTFAWILGFSLFAFLSTMVREIVKDIEDYEGDKKYFSNTLAVVHGKDKAKKVAQLIIVIMMMLLGYLQYQQLITNDNTSFIYFMFGLQIPLGYLLYKLQLAKEKADYSKLSMNIKVVMLSGIMYAMVFGYTLLSNL; encoded by the coding sequence ATGAATTCTACGGTTGCATTTATAAAATTAATTCGATTACCGAATTTGTTGATTATTGCGTTAACGCAATACGTGGTGAGGTATGCCATTTTGTATCCGTTTTTTATCATCAATTCTGTAGAGCTTAGAATGAGTGATATTGATTTCTTTTTGCTATCGCTTTCAACAGTTATGATTGCTGCTGCTGGATACATTATAAACGATTATTTTGACACCAAAGTTGACCGAGTAAATCGACCAGATAAAATTATTGTTGGAAAGTACATTAAGCGTAGAGTGGCTATGGGTGCTCATATTGTAATTAGTAGCATTGCTATACTCATTTCTACTTATGTTGCGTATCAAATAGGTAGTTTAAAGTTGGTGTTTATACAAATTTTGTCGGTAGGTGTGTTGTGGTATTATTCGGTTTCGTTTAAAAAACAAGTGATAATTGGTAATGTAGTAGTGGCAATATTAGCGGCACTGGTACCTTTAGTAGCTGGATTGTACGAAATTTTATTGCAGCAAAATTTTATTGATGAAACCAGCAATACCCTTATTTTTTATCTGGAAGAAGGTACTTCGTTTGATGATGTAAGTTATGTGCTAAGTCAAATATTTTACAACACCTTTGCTTGGATTTTAGGATTTTCGTTGTTTGCTTTTTTAAGTACCATGGTTAGAGAAATTGTAAAAGACATTGAAGATTACGAAGGAGACAAAAAATATTTTAGCAATACCTTGGCGGTAGTTCATGGTAAAGACAAAGCTAAAAAAGTGGCTCAGCTTATCATAGTAATTATGATGATGTTGTTGGGGTATTTACAATATCAACAACTCATTACCAACGACAATACTTCGTTTATTTATTTCATGTTTGGTTTACAAATTCCGTTGGGATATTTGTTGTACAAACTGCAATTGGCTAAAGAGAAAGCCGATTATTCTAAATTAAGCATGAACATAAAAGTGGTGATGTTATCAGGAATAATGTATGCCATGGTTTTTGGTTACACGCTTTTATCTAATTTATGA
- the maf gene encoding septum formation protein Maf, giving the protein MNPLGYLKKEIILASKSPRRQQLLKDLGLDFQIVLKEVKEIYPPELKREEVPMFLSKLKAGAFVVDLKPNQLVITSDTIVCLEDRIIGKPKDRDDAFHMLSDLSGKMHEVITAVTLTSLEKQVSFFVITEVYFKTLSNLEIDYYINEYKPYDKAGSYGIQEWIGYIGIEKIVGSYFNVMGLPVKELYDELEKF; this is encoded by the coding sequence ATGAATCCTTTAGGTTACCTCAAAAAAGAAATTATTTTAGCTTCTAAGTCGCCACGCCGACAACAGTTGCTGAAAGATTTAGGACTCGATTTTCAAATTGTTTTAAAAGAGGTGAAAGAAATTTATCCTCCCGAATTGAAGCGAGAAGAAGTGCCTATGTTTTTGAGCAAACTTAAAGCCGGTGCTTTTGTAGTTGATTTAAAACCCAACCAATTGGTAATTACTTCCGATACAATTGTTTGTTTGGAAGATAGGATAATTGGCAAACCCAAAGATCGAGACGATGCATTTCACATGTTGAGCGATTTATCTGGTAAAATGCACGAAGTAATTACAGCAGTAACCTTAACCTCTTTAGAAAAACAAGTTTCGTTTTTTGTAATTACCGAAGTGTATTTTAAAACCCTCTCCAATTTAGAAATTGACTATTACATTAACGAGTACAAACCTTACGACAAAGCTGGTAGCTATGGTATACAAGAATGGATAGGCTACATTGGTATTGAAAAAATTGTTGGTTCGTATTTTAATGTGATGGGTTTACCCGTTAAAGAACTGTACGACGAGTTGGAAAAGTTTTAG
- a CDS encoding type II toxin-antitoxin system HipA family toxin: MAKNNIIDVVCFGKEVGKLGFDENENKSFFQYHPDFLKENRYPNLFPDTGVIKRTPQIQVFSKYNNETFRGLPPVIADSLPDIFGNIVFKAWLESSQKNFNQISVIEQLAYVANRGMGALEYKPSKHIPSNTSIDIHEITEVLKKVLSNKTATESEQLDSKALLNIFKIGTSAGGARPKILISEHKNSGRIIPGDINYSNNYNHYLVKLSIDEDLGYNRELIEYSYYLTAQHLKITMMPSKLIDNMHFATLRFDRQEGKKIHTLTATGITGWDFKNPEVSSYENLFDLAIFLKIPHKEVEELFKRMVFNVVFCNSDDHLKNHSFVYNEQTDKWTMSPAYDLTYALNPLMNYKRTSRALSINNKRVDITLKDVLKIADSYTIKNAQGIVSDVQQSTLLWENFATELELPTHIINSIKKDFCKLV; encoded by the coding sequence ATGGCAAAAAATAATATCATAGATGTTGTTTGTTTCGGTAAGGAAGTAGGAAAACTGGGTTTTGACGAAAACGAGAACAAGTCGTTTTTTCAATACCATCCCGATTTTTTAAAGGAGAACCGTTACCCTAATTTATTTCCCGATACCGGCGTTATTAAACGAACCCCTCAAATACAGGTGTTTAGTAAATACAACAACGAAACCTTTAGGGGCTTACCACCCGTTATTGCCGATTCGTTACCCGATATTTTTGGAAATATTGTTTTTAAAGCTTGGCTGGAATCTTCTCAAAAAAATTTCAATCAAATTTCAGTCATTGAACAACTGGCTTATGTAGCAAACAGAGGCATGGGTGCTTTAGAATACAAACCTAGTAAACACATCCCCAGCAATACCTCTATCGATATTCATGAAATAACCGAAGTGTTAAAAAAGGTGTTATCGAATAAAACCGCTACTGAATCAGAACAGCTAGACAGCAAAGCCTTATTGAACATTTTTAAAATAGGTACTTCTGCTGGTGGTGCACGACCCAAAATTTTAATTTCGGAACACAAAAATTCGGGTAGAATCATTCCTGGCGACATCAACTATTCAAATAATTACAACCATTACTTGGTTAAACTATCAATTGATGAAGATTTAGGCTACAACCGAGAATTGATTGAATACAGTTATTATTTAACTGCACAGCACTTAAAAATTACCATGATGCCCTCGAAGTTAATCGACAACATGCACTTTGCTACCTTACGGTTTGATAGACAGGAAGGCAAGAAAATACATACCCTTACTGCTACAGGAATTACAGGTTGGGATTTTAAAAACCCCGAAGTATCGAGTTATGAAAATTTATTTGATTTGGCTATTTTCTTGAAAATACCGCACAAAGAAGTTGAAGAATTGTTTAAGCGTATGGTGTTTAATGTTGTTTTCTGTAATTCGGACGACCATTTAAAGAATCATTCTTTTGTTTACAACGAACAAACTGACAAATGGACCATGTCTCCAGCTTACGATTTAACATATGCTCTAAACCCTTTGATGAACTACAAACGAACAAGCAGAGCATTATCCATCAACAACAAAAGAGTTGACATTACCCTAAAAGATGTATTAAAAATAGCCGACAGTTATACCATAAAAAATGCTCAAGGTATTGTAAGTGATGTTCAACAATCAACTTTACTTTGGGAAAACTTTGCAACAGAATTGGAATTACCAACACACATCATCAACAGTATAAAAAAAGATTTTTGTAAACTAGTTTAA
- a CDS encoding helix-turn-helix transcriptional regulator, with translation MLNESVKIKNVKLQIGQLIKVLRKKNKLSQEDLAQLLDLSRITIQNLESGKNFTIDTLLKVTQHFDLLDVLYQQLNEQLNEQKNLKSFY, from the coding sequence ATGCTCAACGAATCGGTTAAAATAAAAAATGTTAAGCTACAAATTGGTCAACTCATCAAGGTTTTAAGAAAAAAAAACAAGCTTTCGCAAGAGGATTTGGCTCAGCTGTTAGACCTATCCCGCATCACCATACAAAATTTAGAGTCAGGTAAAAATTTTACCATCGACACCTTGCTAAAAGTTACCCAACATTTTGATTTGTTAGACGTTTTGTACCAACAACTCAACGAACAACTCAACGAACAAAAAAACCTGAAATCGTTTTACTAA
- a CDS encoding urocanate hydratase, protein MEKYTDTPLDNTLQSRDKALFSAQLLQGIPNELPSAKTYDNTVSHAPKRKDILNADEKKLAIRNALRYFDKKHHAVLAKEFAEELQKYGRIYMYRFRPDYRMYARPINEYPGKSVQAKSIMLMIQNNLDYAIAQHPHELITYGGNGAVFQNWAQYLLTMQYLAEMTDEQTLVMYSGHPMGLFPSHKEAPRVVVTNGMMIPNYSKPDDWEKFNALGVTQYGQMTAGSYMYIGPQGIVHGTTITVLNAARKQRELRNTPSPSGRAGEGLLFLTAGLGGMSGAQPKAGNIAGVVSVTAEVNAAATYKRHEQGWVDEVITDLDELCKRVQQAKDNKEIVSIAFNGNVVDVWEKFDQESIYVDLGSDQTSLHNPWAGGYYPAGLTYEESNDMMANQPELFKEKVQESLRRQVAAINKHTQKGTYFFDYGNAFLLESSRAGAAVYKDSEGNFSSTPPLRGGQGGAFAYPSYVQDILGPMCFDFGFGPFRWVCTSGNAKDLDTTDNIACEILEEMMKNSPKEIQQQMQDNITWIKGAQQNKLVVGSQARILYADAEGRIKIAEAFNKAVADGRLSAPVVLGRDHHDVSGTDSPYRETSNIYDGSSFTADMAIQNVIGDSFRGATWVSIHNGGGVGWGEVINGGFGMTLDGTPDADRRLKSMLFWDVNNGIARRSWARNDEALFAIKREMERTPNLKVTLPNLVDDSVLESL, encoded by the coding sequence ATGGAAAAATATACAGACACGCCTTTAGATAACACTCTCCAATCTAGAGATAAAGCACTTTTTTCAGCTCAACTATTACAAGGAATTCCTAACGAATTACCTTCTGCAAAAACATACGACAATACGGTAAGCCACGCCCCAAAGCGAAAAGACATACTGAATGCTGATGAAAAAAAATTGGCTATTCGTAACGCTTTGCGCTATTTTGATAAGAAACACCATGCTGTTTTAGCCAAAGAATTTGCCGAAGAATTGCAAAAATATGGTCGTATTTACATGTACAGGTTTAGACCCGATTACCGCATGTATGCCCGACCAATAAACGAATATCCAGGAAAATCTGTCCAAGCAAAATCTATTATGTTGATGATACAAAACAACTTGGATTATGCCATTGCTCAACACCCCCACGAACTAATTACTTATGGTGGAAACGGTGCAGTTTTCCAAAACTGGGCGCAGTATTTATTAACCATGCAATATTTGGCAGAAATGACCGATGAGCAAACTTTGGTGATGTATTCTGGACACCCAATGGGATTGTTTCCATCGCATAAAGAAGCTCCAAGAGTTGTGGTTACTAACGGAATGATGATTCCAAACTATTCGAAACCTGACGATTGGGAAAAATTTAATGCCCTTGGCGTAACGCAATACGGACAAATGACTGCAGGAAGTTACATGTACATTGGACCGCAAGGCATTGTACACGGAACAACCATTACGGTTTTAAATGCCGCAAGAAAACAAAGGGAGTTACGAAACACTCCCTCCCCTTCGGGGAGGGCTGGGGAGGGGCTCCTATTTTTAACTGCAGGTTTAGGTGGTATGAGTGGAGCTCAGCCAAAAGCAGGGAACATTGCAGGAGTAGTTTCGGTAACTGCCGAAGTAAATGCTGCTGCAACTTACAAACGCCATGAACAAGGTTGGGTTGATGAAGTGATTACCGATTTAGACGAATTGTGCAAACGAGTACAACAAGCCAAAGACAACAAAGAAATAGTTTCGATTGCTTTTAACGGAAACGTGGTGGATGTTTGGGAAAAATTTGACCAAGAAAGCATTTATGTGGATTTGGGTTCTGACCAAACCTCGCTGCACAACCCCTGGGCTGGTGGCTACTACCCTGCCGGATTGACTTACGAAGAAAGTAACGATATGATGGCAAATCAACCTGAATTGTTCAAAGAAAAAGTACAAGAAAGTTTAAGAAGACAAGTCGCTGCAATAAACAAACACACTCAAAAAGGTACTTATTTCTTTGATTATGGTAACGCATTTCTTTTAGAATCGTCCAGAGCAGGTGCGGCAGTTTATAAAGATTCTGAAGGTAATTTCAGTAGCACTCCTCCCCTTCGGGGAGGGCAGGGAGGGGCTTTTGCCTACCCATCGTACGTGCAAGATATTTTAGGACCGATGTGTTTCGATTTTGGTTTCGGACCCTTCCGTTGGGTGTGTACTTCTGGTAACGCAAAAGACTTGGATACAACCGACAACATTGCTTGTGAAATTTTGGAAGAAATGATGAAAAACTCGCCAAAAGAGATACAGCAACAAATGCAGGACAACATTACTTGGATTAAAGGAGCTCAACAAAACAAATTGGTAGTAGGCTCGCAAGCACGTATTTTATATGCCGACGCCGAAGGACGAATTAAAATTGCTGAAGCGTTTAATAAAGCTGTAGCTGATGGACGATTATCTGCTCCGGTAGTTTTGGGTAGAGACCACCACGATGTAAGTGGAACAGACTCCCCTTACCGTGAGACTTCTAACATTTACGATGGCTCTTCGTTTACTGCTGATATGGCAATACAAAATGTAATTGGAGATAGCTTTAGAGGTGCAACTTGGGTAAGCATACACAACGGTGGTGGTGTTGGCTGGGGCGAAGTAATTAACGGTGGTTTTGGTATGACATTAGACGGAACACCAGATGCCGACCGACGATTAAAAAGCATGCTTTTTTGGGATGTAAACAATGGTATTGCCCGAAGAAGTTGGGCAAGAAACGATGAAGCCCTTTTTGCTATAAAACGCGAAATGGAACGTACACCGAACTTAAAGGTTACCTTACCCAATTTGGTGGACGATAGTGTTTTGGAAAGTTTGTAA
- a CDS encoding endonuclease domain-containing protein — MNSRKTITQLARDLRKNQTPQEYLLWQNLRNRKLQGFKFNRQFPIIYGNNTNGNPLFFIADFYCNEKKLIIELDGEIHNFQQESDKERDYILNQLDLHVLRIKNEEISNIALVLEKIKNQLSPNPSL; from the coding sequence TTGAACTCTAGAAAGACCATAACTCAACTAGCAAGAGATTTACGAAAAAATCAAACTCCTCAAGAATATCTGTTATGGCAAAACTTAAGAAATCGGAAACTTCAAGGATTCAAATTCAACAGACAATTTCCAATAATTTACGGAAATAACACTAATGGGAATCCACTATTTTTTATTGCAGATTTTTATTGTAACGAAAAAAAATTAATCATTGAACTTGATGGAGAAATTCATAATTTTCAGCAAGAGTCGGATAAAGAACGTGATTATATTTTAAACCAACTTGATTTACATGTTCTGCGAATAAAAAATGAAGAAATTAGTAACATTGCATTAGTTTTAGAAAAGATAAAAAATCAACTCTCCCCTAACCCCTCTCTTTAA
- a CDS encoding 1-aminocyclopropane-1-carboxylate deaminase/D-cysteine desulfhydrase: MIKINENNIPLQEVFEDFFTEKNIRLFVLREDLIHAEISGNKWRKLKYNIQEAKNQGLTKIVTFGGAYSNHIAATAASGNYFGLKTIGIIRGEETLPLNNTLQLASDNGMKFHYVSRSFYRDDKYNPAFLAELEKEFGTFYLVPEGGSNAFAVKGCTEIKNNINQDFDVITCACGTGGTIAGIIASLDNSKEIIGFPALKGGAFLVNDINVLLENYQTSFNQTIQNNNWKLNTDYHFGGYGKLTDELVGFVNDFNVKHHIPLDLVYTGKMMYGIYQLTKTTDKLNGKKVVVVHTGGLQGNKGFEERLSVDLI; the protein is encoded by the coding sequence ATGATTAAAATCAACGAAAATAATATTCCGCTTCAAGAGGTTTTTGAGGATTTTTTTACTGAAAAAAATATCAGGTTGTTTGTGTTGCGTGAAGACCTCATTCATGCAGAGATTTCGGGGAACAAATGGCGTAAACTGAAATACAACATTCAGGAAGCAAAAAATCAAGGCTTAACTAAAATCGTAACTTTTGGAGGGGCATATTCCAACCATATTGCTGCCACAGCTGCTTCGGGCAATTATTTTGGATTGAAAACCATAGGAATTATTCGTGGCGAAGAAACATTGCCTTTAAATAATACGCTTCAACTTGCGTCAGATAATGGGATGAAATTCCACTATGTTTCTCGAAGTTTTTATAGAGATGATAAATACAATCCTGCCTTTTTAGCTGAATTAGAAAAAGAATTTGGCACTTTTTATTTAGTTCCTGAAGGTGGTTCAAATGCTTTTGCAGTTAAAGGTTGTACTGAAATAAAAAATAACATTAATCAAGATTTTGATGTGATAACTTGTGCATGTGGTACTGGAGGAACCATTGCAGGAATAATTGCTTCGTTGGATAATTCAAAAGAGATAATTGGTTTTCCCGCTTTAAAAGGAGGGGCGTTTTTAGTGAACGATATAAATGTGTTATTGGAAAATTATCAAACTTCCTTTAATCAAACCATTCAAAACAACAATTGGAAATTAAATACGGATTATCATTTTGGAGGGTATGGAAAATTAACTGACGAACTGGTTGGTTTTGTCAATGATTTTAATGTGAAACATCACATACCGTTAGATTTAGTTTATACTGGAAAAATGATGTACGGTATTTATCAGCTTACCAAAACGACAGATAAACTCAATGGCAAAAAAGTTGTAGTAGTACATACAGGAGGTTTACAAGGAAATAAAGGTTTTGAAGAAAGATTAAGCGTTGATTTAATTTAA
- a CDS encoding glucosaminidase domain-containing protein, whose translation MYRIFISVVLSVFCLGLFAQPAERRITRQEYIEKYKDDAIKEMHHSGVPASITLAQGILESGDGNSPLALYANNHFGIKCHSAWKGETFIMDDDEKNECFRKYNTVYESFKDHSEFLTSRSRYASLFELKITDYEGWAKGLKAAGYATNPKYADLLIQLIEKHELYRYDNYAKVPSKTIEKKKSSSQLAGSNTNRVVKLHNRIKYTVVNKGDDVKSIAQDFNMNVWQILKYNDLNKSDKLTEGEVVYLQPKRNKAAEEFHVVKSGESMRSISQYYGVKLNKLYKKNRMVMGSQPQVGQKLSLKSKIKE comes from the coding sequence ATGTATAGAATATTCATATCAGTTGTATTGTCTGTTTTTTGTTTAGGCTTGTTTGCACAACCTGCCGAACGAAGAATTACAAGACAAGAATACATCGAAAAATATAAAGACGATGCGATTAAAGAAATGCATCATTCCGGAGTTCCAGCAAGTATCACACTAGCTCAGGGTATTTTAGAGTCAGGTGATGGAAACAGCCCATTAGCACTTTATGCAAACAATCATTTTGGTATTAAGTGTCATAGTGCATGGAAGGGCGAAACTTTTATCATGGATGATGATGAAAAAAACGAATGTTTCAGAAAATACAACACGGTTTATGAATCGTTTAAAGACCACTCTGAATTTTTAACATCAAGAAGCCGTTATGCCTCATTATTTGAATTAAAAATAACCGATTACGAAGGTTGGGCAAAAGGATTAAAAGCCGCAGGATATGCAACTAATCCTAAATATGCTGATTTATTAATTCAATTGATTGAAAAACATGAATTATATCGCTACGATAATTATGCGAAAGTTCCTTCTAAAACCATTGAAAAAAAGAAATCATCGTCACAATTGGCTGGAAGTAATACCAATCGTGTGGTTAAATTGCACAATAGAATTAAATATACTGTTGTAAATAAAGGTGATGATGTTAAATCAATTGCCCAAGATTTTAATATGAATGTTTGGCAAATTTTGAAATACAACGATTTAAATAAATCGGATAAGTTAACTGAAGGAGAAGTGGTTTATTTGCAGCCTAAAAGAAATAAAGCTGCAGAAGAGTTTCATGTGGTTAAGAGTGGTGAATCCATGAGAAGTATTTCGCAATATTATGGAGTAAAACTAAATAAACTCTACAAGAAAAATAGGATGGTAATGGGCTCTCAACCACAAGTTGGACAGAAGTTGTCGTTAAAGAGTAAGATTAAAGAGTAA